CTTCATCACATGCTGGGTCAGCGCCTGATACTGCTTCGCGGCGCGACATAGTTCGTCCATTTCAAAGATCGTCTTGCCTTCGGCGGCGCATTCTCTGAGCAGTGTGGAGCGATGGATGGGCGGCAGGACACTCGTATCAAACCGTTCCATTAGGGTTTCCATTGTGGCTTTGCTCTCGCGGGTTTGTTCGTCGAAGAAGGTCGGCAGGATGCCCAATAGATTTCCGCGCCAGTTTTTCTTTTCCTGAAGCACACTCATCATGAGCAGCACCTTCGAGACGCCGTCTGCAGAAAGGAACTCGGTGGCAGTTGGCACGATCACCAGGTCAGAGGCCCAGACCGCACGTTCCTGGATACCGCCCACACTGGGCGCCGTATCGAAGAGGATGTAATGAAGTCCATCCTTGAAGAAGCGTTGGATCGATTGGCGGATGGCGGAGATGGGTTTATCCTGCGCGTTGAGCACGGTCTGGGCTGCCATTGTCTGCTGGTCACCCGGTAATAAATACAATCCCTCCCGTCCGGAAAAACGCACCCACGACTGCACAAAGGTGGTCTCCTGGGGGGTGCTTCCCATTGTGAGCAGATAAAACGCGCCGGGCTCGGGGTTGCGTCCCAGGGCGGTGGCGGATTGTCCCTGTGGGTCCAGATCGATCAGCAGAACGCGCCGGCCCTTTTGGGAAAGACCGTGGGCAAGGGAAACGGCGGTGGTGGTTTTGCCGACCCCGCCCTTTTGATTGGCAATGCAAATAACTTTGGTGGACATAAGATGGATTTCCTCGAATGGGTTATGGATTAGCGGAGAAACGCGATCACCAGCAGAACGATGATCAGCCCCACTGCGATAGGGCCGAAGCAGGTTGCCACACCGGAAAGAATTCCTGCAATCATGATTTACCCTCCTTTCATTTCCAACTGGTTTGGTTCATCCACAGGGTGGATGTCGGATTGGGTTGGAATGGGTGTTTCGACCGGGATCATGCCCAGCTTTTGCAGTTCCCTGCGGATGATCAAGGCTGCCTGAGCCTTGGGAGCGCGGTACTCACGCTGCGCCAGATCGTTCAGCGCGGTCAGTTCGTAATCCCGCAAATGGATGATGACTTTCGCCATGTTCACCTCGTGTGAAAAAAATAAAAGAGCCGTACAGTGACGGCTCTTTTATCAGGCGTGAGTCAAGGAATTACCCAGTTTGATTTATGGGAATTCTACGGAAATTCATAAATGCAAAAATTAAATGGTTGAGTGGCGTGAATCGCCAATGTGACTGGTTGTATTGTTTTGGAAAATTTGAATCCAAAATGATTGGAAACGCTTTTCAGGAAATATCCTGACGTATGGGTTCCAGTTTGCTTCCTCCCTGAATTGAACTTGCAGTTGCCTTGC
This portion of the Anaerolineales bacterium genome encodes:
- a CDS encoding ParA family protein, with protein sequence MSTKVICIANQKGGVGKTTTAVSLAHGLSQKGRRVLLIDLDPQGQSATALGRNPEPGAFYLLTMGSTPQETTFVQSWVRFSGREGLYLLPGDQQTMAAQTVLNAQDKPISAIRQSIQRFFKDGLHYILFDTAPSVGGIQERAVWASDLVIVPTATEFLSADGVSKVLLMMSVLQEKKNWRGNLLGILPTFFDEQTRESKATMETLMERFDTSVLPPIHRSTLLRECAAEGKTIFEMDELCRAAKQYQALTQHVMKF